One Euphorbia lathyris chromosome 1, ddEupLath1.1, whole genome shotgun sequence DNA segment encodes these proteins:
- the LOC136231050 gene encoding protease Do-like 9, with protein sequence MGDSERKKRGRKPKVSTAIQPPDPISADTIDDDDDAEVFSVSNVEIISPVVTTPISNNNHHQQATHRGRGRPRKRSKLSPENPPPPVINGDVGPTVPVESMPRVVPAMDAVVKVFCVHTEPNFSLPWQRKRQYSSSSSGFVIGGRRVLTNAHSVEHFTQVKLKKRGSDTKYLATVLAIGTECDIALLTVNDDEFWEGVSPVEFGGLPALQDAVTVVGYPIGGDTISVTSGVVSRIEILSYVHGSTELLGLQIDAAINSGNSGGPAFNDKGICVGIAFQSLKHEDVENIGYVIPTPVITHFIRDYENSGAYTGFPYLGIEWQKMENPDLRMAMGMKPDQKGVRIRRIDPTAPEAEVLKPSDIILSFDGVDIANDGTVPFRHGERIGFSYLISQKYTGDNATVKVLRNSESMSFDIKLSTHRRLVPPHVKGRPPSYYIVAGFVFTTVSVPYLRSEYGKDYEYEAPVKILDKLMHSMPQSPDEQLVVVSQVLVADINIGYEELVNTQVLAMNGKPVKNLKSLANMVENCDDEFLKFELEYEQIVVLRTKTAKEATVEILSTHCIPSAMSEDLKP encoded by the exons ATGGGTGATTCCGAGCGCAAGAAACGAGGCCGCAAACCTAAAGTTTCCACCGCCATTCAACCCCCTGATCCTATTTCCGCTGACACCATCGACGACGATGACGACGCCGAAGTTTTCTCCGTCAGTAATGTCGAAATCATCAGTCCCGTTGTTACTACCCCTATCAGTAACAATAATCACCACCAACAAGCTACCCACCGTGGCCGCGGTCGTCCCAGGAAGCGCTCTAAATTGTCACCCGAGAATCCGCCACCACCTGTTATTAACGGAGACGTTGGACCCACGGTTCCTGTGGAGAGCATGCCCAGGGTGGTGCCAGCGATGGACGCTGTGGTCAAGGTGTTTTGCGTGCATACGGAGCCCAATTTCTCACTCCCGTGGCAGAGGAAGAGGCAGTATAGCTCAAGTAGTAGTGGCTTTGTGATCGGAGGCAGGAGGGTCTTAACCAATGCCCATTCCGTGGAGCATTTTACCCAGGTTAAGCTCAAGAAGCGTGGTTCTGATACTAAGTATTTGGCTACCGTGCTTGCTATTGGGACCGAGTGCGACATTG CTTTGCTAACAGTAAATGATGATGAGTTCTGGGAAGGGGTGTCACCTGTTGAGTTCGGGGGATTGCCTGCCCTTCAAGATGCTGTGACTGTTGTTGGTTACCCAATTGGAGGGGACACAATTTCTGTGACGAGTGGTGTTGTATCACGAATAGAGATTTTGTCTTATGTCCATGGCTCCACGGAGCTGCTGGGTTTGCAG ATAGATGCAGCTATAAACTCCGGAAATTCTGGTGGGCCTGCTTTTAATGACAAAGGAATTTGTGTTGGCATTGCATTTCAGTCCCTTAAACATGAAGATGTTGAAAATATAGGGTATGTCATACCAACACCGGTCATAACACACTTCATCCGTGATTACGAGAATAGTGGAGCGTATACAG GATTCCCATATCTTGGGATTGAATGGCAGAAAATGGAAAATCCAGATTTGCGTATGGCCATGGGTATGAAACCTGATCAGAAGGGTGTAAGAATCAGAAGAATTGATCCTACTGCTCCAGAAGCTGAAGTTCTGAAGCCATCTGACATTATTCTCAGTTTTGATGGGGTAGATATTGCCAATGATGGGACTG TTCCCTTTCGGCATGGGGAGCGCATAGGTTTCAGCTACCTTATATCCCAAAAGTACACTGGGGATAATGCAACAGTAAAAGTTCTACGCAATTCTGAGTCTATGAGCTTTGACATCAAACTTTCAACTCACCGGAGGCTCGTTCCGCCACATGTCAAAGGCAGACCTCCTTCATATTATATTGTTGCAGGATTTGTGTTCACCACTGTTTCTGTTCCTTATCTCCGTTCTGAG TATGGCAAAGACTATGAATATGAAGCTCCTGTTAAGATTTTGGACAAACTTATGCACTCAATGCCACAATCCCCAGACGAGCAACTAGTTGTCGTTTCTCAG GTACTTGTGGCCGATATTAATATTGGTTATGAGGAACTCGTTAATACCCAG GTTCTTGCTATGAATGGCAAACCAGTGAAGAATCTGAAGAGCCTGGCGAACATGGTAGAGAATTGTGATgatgaatttttgaaatttgaattgGAATATGAGCAG ATAGTGGTTCTCCGGACAAAGACTGCCAAGGAAGCTACTGTAGAAATTCTGAGTACACATTGCATACCTTCAGCAATGTCTGAGGATCTTAAGCCATGA